The following coding sequences lie in one Spinacia oleracea cultivar Varoflay chromosome 1, BTI_SOV_V1, whole genome shotgun sequence genomic window:
- the LOC110779068 gene encoding uncharacterized protein — translation MVSDQEEDEFLGFSDDEGDGSSTDSDSGDEGVVVETDAVPLNAHQYGDMEKFQQVPDLNELAQDFPNEDETASANSANSQVVPYLFDLNTPQIDESETPPYHQTSTPINIVHHKPGKQRLTVGLKLEILIFLLRRKKPGLEKLIKETITEAAIKYDYTPRTIGKIWNKARRQQEAMQTYDMSTNFHKCGRKRKEVPYEQIVAIAMGDRTCIIDLARMLNLSPSTVWRIIKRKVLKAHSSPLCPGISETCKMTRMRWVLRLIMDYSIPHDPTYYGMFDFVHIDEKWFYLTQKSQRVYLANNEPKPHRIGKSRTKIPKFMFMAAVARPRWGDDGNCEFDGKLGIFPFTNSVAAKRTSTNRVKGTLETKPVKSVNQIATRAMMINMLIPAIKEKWPPHVGEKVIYIIQDNAKAHILQSDPEWQQHYKQDGFTFVLTQQPANSPDCNILDLGFFRSIQSLMHKKMPKTVEDLSGAVIDAYKELHPKTLSNVWMTLQYVGNEILKHKGDNNYQLPHNKKKNLEDEGNLPEQVKAPIWAVNECTQLYDEWKANQ, via the coding sequence atggTTTCAGATCAAGAGGAAGATGAATTCCTCGGATTTTCAGACGATGAAGGTGATGGTTCCAGCACGGATTCTGACTCGGGGGACGAAGGAGTTGTTGTTGAAACTGATGCAGTGCCCTTAAATGCTCATCAATACGGGGACATGGAGAAATTTCAGCAAGTACCAGATTTAAATGAACTGGCACAAGACTTTCCAAATGAAGATGAGACAGCATCAGCAAATTCAGCAAACTCACAGGTTGTTCCatatttatttgatttaaaCACCCCTCAAATAGATGAGTCAGAAACACCTCCATACCATCAAACATCAACTCCAATTAACATTGTTCATCATAAGCCGGGGAAGCAAAGGTTAACTGTTGGATTGAAGTTGGAAATTTTGATTTTCCTGCTTCGTAGGAAAAAACCAGGTTTAGAGAAACTCATTAAGGAGACAATCACAGAGGCAGCAATCAAGTATGATTACACTCCAAGAACAATCGGAAAAATATGGAACAAGGCTAGGAGACAGCAGGAAGCAATGCAAACATATGATATGTCCACCAACTTCCACAAATGTggcagaaaaagaaaagaagtacCATATGAACAAATTGTAGCGATTGCAATGGGGGACAGAACATGTATTATAGATCTTGCAAGGATGCTTAATTTGAGCCCGTCAACAGTTTGGAGAATAATCAAGAGAAAGGTGTTAAAGGCTCACTCAAGTCCCTTATGTCCCGGCATTTCAGAAACTTGCAAGATGACAAGAATGAGATGGGTACTTAGATTAATTATGGATTACTCAATACCACATGACCCAACATATTATGGCATGTTTGACTTCGTTCACATAGATGAAAAATGGTTTTACCTAACACAGAAAAGTCAAAGAGTATATCTTGCAAACAATGAACCAAAGCCACACAGAATTGGAAAGTCAAGAACAAAAATCCCTAAGTTTATGTTCATGGCAGCAGTGGCAAGGCCAAGATGGGGTGATGATGGGAATTGTGAGTTTGATGGAAAATTGGGTATTTTTCCATTCACAAATTCAGTTGCAGCTAAAAGAACATCAACGAACAGAGTGAAGGGGACACTAGAAACCAAGCCAGTGAAGTCAGTGAATCAAATAGCAACAAGGGCCATGATGATCAACATGTTGATTCCAGCAATCAAAGAGAAATGGCCACCTCATGTCGGGGAAAAGGTGATATACATAATTCAAGACAACGCAAAAGCACACATATTGCAATCTGATCCAGAGTGGCAACAACACTACAAACAAGATGGGTTTACTTTTGTATTAACTCAACAACcagcaaacagtccagattgTAACATATTGGATTTGGGATTTTTTAGGTCAATACAATCACTCATGCATAAGAAAATGCCAAAGACAGTGGAAGATTTAAGTGGAGCAGTGATTGACGCttacaaagaacttcatccaaAGACATTGTCTAATGTGTGGATGACACTCCAATATGTGGGAAATGAAATTCTAAAACACAAGGGAGACAATAACTACCAACTTCCacacaacaagaaaaaaaatttagAGGATGAAGGCAATCTACCAGAACAAGTGAAGGCACCAATATGGGCAGTGAATGAGTGCACACAACTCTatgatgaatggaaagcaaaTCAATGA